Proteins co-encoded in one Deltaproteobacteria bacterium genomic window:
- a CDS encoding radical SAM protein, protein MSKERFGHIEIPLKRIHIELTNICDFNCVFCPKSVMKRPYGSMETDLAKRLITEIGSSRICEKITFHVMGEPTLHPDFFEILEHAESKRVKVGLTTNGGGLGGRIGRRLLDYDLHQIDVSLQTPDRDSYALRKAGGKTFEDYKGGILDFFSSYMAKDRDTIFKFRFLNTRFRKKGMEKRIGPIKVISSTEELRRIFQHWVDQIYEILGVKEEKKRRAMERIEGLVSYKWNVVEVYPNVFFETYLLDDWGHAFEDERIRDAWAGYCFGMRDHFGILYNGDVVLCCMDFDGHTAVGNLHNSSLKDILSSDELGKIIEGFRKFRLVHPYCKRCLGSKTFLSWLLKPVASVMALKTLKPFFYTHTRLYDERDFGVGKTY, encoded by the coding sequence ATGAGCAAGGAACGATTCGGGCATATAGAGATTCCTCTCAAGCGCATCCATATAGAACTTACCAACATCTGCGACTTCAACTGTGTTTTCTGTCCCAAGTCCGTGATGAAGAGGCCTTATGGGTCTATGGAGACAGACCTGGCCAAGAGGCTCATCACCGAGATAGGCTCAAGCCGCATCTGCGAAAAGATTACTTTTCATGTCATGGGAGAACCCACACTCCACCCCGACTTCTTCGAAATTCTGGAACATGCCGAAAGCAAAAGGGTAAAGGTTGGGCTCACAACGAATGGTGGAGGACTTGGCGGTAGGATAGGCAGACGCCTTCTGGATTACGACCTCCACCAGATAGACGTCTCACTTCAGACCCCTGATAGAGACTCTTATGCTCTCAGAAAGGCCGGTGGTAAGACCTTTGAGGATTATAAAGGAGGTATTCTGGACTTCTTCTCTTCCTATATGGCCAAGGATAGGGATACAATATTCAAGTTCCGCTTTCTAAACACGAGATTCCGAAAAAAGGGCATGGAAAAGAGGATAGGCCCCATAAAAGTAATATCTTCTACTGAAGAGCTCAGGAGAATCTTCCAGCACTGGGTGGATCAAATTTATGAGATACTCGGCGTTAAAGAAGAGAAGAAAAGGCGGGCCATGGAGCGAATAGAAGGCCTAGTTTCATACAAGTGGAATGTTGTGGAGGTCTACCCAAATGTGTTTTTCGAGACCTACCTACTCGATGACTGGGGTCACGCTTTCGAGGATGAGAGGATTCGTGATGCATGGGCGGGCTACTGTTTCGGCATGAGGGACCATTTCGGCATACTCTATAACGGAGACGTCGTCCTCTGCTGCATGGACTTCGACGGGCACACCGCGGTTGGGAACCTGCACAATTCGTCCCTGAAAGACATCCTCTCATCTGACGAACTGGGCAAAATCATCGAAGGATTCAGGAAGTTCAGGCTTGTCCATCCCTACTGCAAGCGCTGTCTAGGAAGCAAAACATTTCTATCCTGGCTGCTTAAGCCCGTAGCATCCGTAATGGCTCTTAAGACTCTAAAGCCGTTTTTCTACACGCATACGAGGCTCTATGACGAGAGAGACTTCGGCGTCGGTAAAACATATTAA
- a CDS encoding transposase — MGYSHHITQRRNYRQPVFEPEADYLQYLQWLREYCKKYFLEIWAYCLMSNHVHFVGVPMKDDPLARTFNTLYIRYSQYFTQKRKATGHLWQGRFYPCILNERHSYAAIRYVENNPVRAMPKMDICLQKKRGIYNSPSC; from the coding sequence GTGGGCTATTCTCATCATATTACCCAGAGGAGGAATTATCGGCAACCTGTCTTTGAGCCTGAAGCGGACTACCTACAATATCTACAATGGTTAAGAGAATACTGTAAGAAATACTTTTTAGAGATTTGGGCATATTGTCTTATGAGTAATCATGTGCATTTTGTGGGTGTACCAATGAAAGATGATCCACTTGCCCGGACATTTAATACTCTTTACATAAGGTATTCACAATATTTCACTCAGAAGAGGAAAGCTACAGGGCATTTATGGCAAGGGCGATTTTATCCGTGCATTCTTAATGAAAGGCACTCATATGCAGCTATTCGTTATGTAGAGAACAATCCTGTCAGGGCAATGCCAAAAATGGACATCTGTCTTCAAAAGAAGCGGGGTATCTATAACTCCCCAAGTTGTTGA